GCCGTTCCGCCGCATACCGATGGACGATCGTGCGGTACGCGCGGAACGGCACGGAGTCCGTTCCCTACAGCGTGGTGCGCAGCAAAAGAGCCGGACGGTTTCCCGCCCGGCTCGTTCGCTTTTAATTCGACGAGAGACGCGTTCAATCGAGGAAGCCCGCCAACTCCTGGCTGCGGCTGGGCTGCTGCAGCTTGCGTACGGCCTTGGCCTCGATCTGCCGGATTCGCTCGCGGGTCACTTTGAAGATGTGACCGACTTCTTCCAGCGTATAGCTGTAGCCGTCGCCCAGGCCGTAACGCAACTTGATGATCTCGCGCTCCCGATAACTGAGCGTCTTGAGCACCTTGTTGATCCGGCCGCGGAGCATCTCCTGGGCGGCGCCGATGGCCGGACTTTCGGCCCCGGCATCGGGCAGCAAGTCGCCGAAGTGGCTGTCTTCGCTGTTGCCGACGGGCCGGTCGAGGCTGATCGGATAACGGCTCATCGCCAACACGCGACGGGCTTCGTCGATGGCCGTGCCGGCCCTACGGGCCGTTTCTTCGATCGTCGGCTCGCGTCCCAGCTCTTGAAGCAACTCGCGCGAGACGTTCCGCACCTTCGACATGGTCTCGACCATGTGTACGGGAATGCGGATGGTGCGGCTCTGATCGGCCACGGCGCGGGTGATCGCCTGGCGAATCCACCAGGTGGCGTAGGTGCAGAACTTGAACCCCCGCCGATACTCGAACTTGTCGACCGCCCGCATCAGGCCGGCGTTGCCCTCTTGAATCAAATCCAAGAAGCTCAAGCCGCGGTTGCGATACTTTTTGGCGATCGACACCACCAACCGCAGGTTGCCTTCCGACAAGCCGCGCTTGGCCCGCTGGTATTGAGCGTAGATCTGCCGCAGGTAGGTGACGCGCCGCCGGAGGCTGCTCGGCGTCTCTTGCGTGACGCGCAGGATGTTGCGGAACTCCCTCAGCCAGGCGGCCCGTTCTTCGGCCGGCCCTTTGGCCGCCTTGTGAGCGTCGATCTTGTGCTTCAACTCTTCGACGCGGCGGCTGAACGCTTCCAGCGTCTTGATCTTCAACTCGATCCGCTGGGTCCGCAGGCCGAGTTCTTCGACCAACCGCACGGTGCGCAAACGTCGGCGGCCGAGACGCCGCCAGGCGTGGCGGCGGTCCGCCAACTTTCGCGATTTGCTGAAGGCCAGGTAGTAATCGTGCCGGTTCCGCCTGAGCAGCGTATCCAGCGTCCGCAGGTTGTGCGGAAAGCGGCCGAGAATCTGTTCTTTCTCCAGGCGGTCGGTCACCGAGACCTGCACCGTCCGGTCGAAAGGCAACTCGCCCGCATGCACCCGCCGCAAGACCTTGACCGCGTCTTGAATGACGTAGTCGCACTCCAGCAGCTTGCGGCGGAAACGGGCCCGCGTGACCTCGATTTCCTTGGCCAAGGCGATTTCTTGACTCCGCGTCAACAGCGGAATCTCGCCCATTTGCGTCAGATACATCCGCACGGGGTCGTCGGACCACGATTCCCCGTCTTCGTTGGCCATCAGCAACTCGTCGCCTTGCAGCTCGGAGTCTGCGTCGGCATCCACCTCGGCCAAGTCGTCGCGAAGGTCTTCATCTTCATCGACGACGTCTTCTTTGTCCGCAAGATCGACAGCTTCGTCTGGGCTCGGAGTCCCTTCGTCTTCCAATTCGTCCAACAGCGCGTCGTACAATTCAACCACTCCTACATGCTGGGCCAATGGGTAGGCCGGATCGGATGCGGGTCAACTACGTGCGGTTCAAGCGGGCCGAGTCGCAGAGGCGAGGTGGGCATGGCCTCCTGCTGATGAAGCACGGCGGTTCTTGTCGCAGCACGAACCCCAATCCAAAAAAAAATCCGTCCGACAATTATCCACGCTACGCAGGCAAAAATCCATCAAATTCTAACACCGAAACCACAAGTTTTCCCGCCGCCCGCAATTTGGCAAAGGATTCGTCATGGGCAAGAGAATACGGCCTTGACACGCTTTCCCATTTACCCCATATTAACAGTCGCCGCTCTTGGCGAGAAGAAAAAAGCCGCCTTGGCGCAGGCTCTTGACAAATCCGACGCGGACGCTCAAAGGAATCTTACGCGTCGGCCGCTGGCGGTCTAGCCTCTGCGACCGTATTTCTTTCTTTTTGAAGTTGCACGTGCGAGGCGATCATCCATTGAGCGGCGCGACGGCGAGCGGCTCGTGCAGCGGGCCCGCGGCCTCCAGCTCGCTGGAAAAGACCACGACTTCATTGACGCTCGACACTCCGCCCACGAAGTCGGCCTGCTCGGCGACAAGCTGGCCGAGCTGCTGCAAGTCGCGTCCGCCGCGGACACGTCCCAACGTCAGGTGCGGACGAAACCGCCGCAGTTCCTGGCGGAAGCCCAAGCCCGCCAGTGCTCGTTCGATCGCTGCCTGCAACTCGATCAATTCCGCTTCGCCTTGCCCGACTCCCAGCCAGATCGTGCGCGGCCGGACGACGGTCGGAAAAGCTCCGGCGCCGCGGACCTCGATTTCAAACGGCGGAATCTCCGCGACCGCGCCGGTCACCGCCTGGCAAACAGCAGGGATGTCGACCAGGTCGATTTCGCCGAGAAACTTGAACGTCAAGTGCATGGCATCGGGCTTGACCCACGTTATTTTCGCCTCGGTGGCTTGCAGGCGGCTGATGAGCTGCCGGGCGCGGCCGCGGACTTCGGCAGACATCTCGGCGGCAATGAACGTGCGTAACGAGCGGGTCATGGGGGGATTTTGGATTTTGGATTTTGGATTGGACGGTCGGCCTTAGAACGTCAGCATCCGGCGATACTCTTCCAGCCGCTCGTCGATCTCGGACCGGTCGATCTGCCGCATCCGTTCGAGGCTGAATGCTTCCACATTGAAGCTGGCAACCACCGTGCCATAGGCCAGCGCGGTCTTCAGCGTCCGTGGATCGAAGTTGCCGCACTCGGCCAGGTAGCCCATCATGCCGCCCGCGAAGCTGTCGCCGGCCCCGGTGGGATCGACGACGTGCGGGGTGGGGTAGGCGGGCATGACGTAGGTCTCGTCGCGGCTGAAAAACATCGCCCCATGCTCGCCCTTCTTGATGACCACGAATTTCGGTCCCATCTCGCGGACGCGGTGGCCTGCCCGAACCAGGTTTTCGTCGTCGGTCAGCAGCCGCGCCTCGCTATCGTTGAGCACGATGCCGTCCAGCCGGCGCAGCAGCGCCAACAATTCGTCGTGTTGGATGTTGATCCACAGATCCATCGTGTCGGCCACGCACAACTGGGCGTCGGGCACTTGATCCAGCACGCGCATTTGCAACAGCGGCGAGCCGTTGGCCAGGAACAAATAGCGGCTGCCGCGAAACGCTTCGGGCAGCTTGGGATTGAAATCGCCGAACACGTTCAGATGCACTTCCAGCGTTTCGCGGTCGTTCATGTTGGGCAGATACTTGCCGCGCCAGCGAAACGTCTTGGCTCCGGCGACCACCTCCAGTCCGGAGGTGTCGATGCGCCGGTCCATGAGCAGTTCGGTATGCTCGGCCGGCCAATCTTCACCGACGACGCCCACCAATCGGACCGGCGTGAAGTAGCTGGCGGCGTAGGAAAAGTAAACGGCCGATCCGCCCAGCACGTCGTCGCGCCGCTCGGTGGGCGTTTCGACACTGTCCAAGGCGATCGAGCCGACGACGAGCAGAGGCATGTTTGAGACTCCTGACTTTGGCAGAAAGACCAAAGTCTACGGTTCGGCAGCGGCAGCGGGAAGGCGGCGGCTTGCGAGAGATTATTTTCTGGCCCGCTTTGTCGGCACGGTTTGAGAGGTATATTATTGAGTGCGGGGCGTATCACGCTCGCCAGAACCGGCCCAGAGTCTATCAAAGTGCGAAACATGGCCTGCGCCCGCTATGTTCTTGCCGCCCTGATTGCGGTTGGTGCCGCCTCGACGGCGCGCGCGGCCTCGACCGCCGGCGACCACAAGTTCCCCACGAAGCAGGAGCTCGACTTCTTCGAGAAGAAAATTCGCCCGGTGCTGGTGCGAAACTGCTACGAGTGCCACTCCGGCGACGTCAAGAAAGCCAAGGGCAGCTTCGTGCTCGATACTCGGGCCGGCCTGCGCAAGGGAGGCGAGTCGGGCGCGGCGATCGTTCCCGACCATCCCGACGACAGTCTGCTCATCGAGGCCATCCGGTACGACGGCCTGCAGATGCCGCCTTCCGGCAAGATGTCGGACGAAGTGATCGACGATCTGGTGAAGTGGGTGGAGATGGGCGCGCCCGATCCGCGCGTGCCGCGACCGGCCCGTAAGGGCCTGAATCTGGCCGAAGCCCGCAAGTGGTGGTCGTTCCAAAAGCCCAAGGCCGCGCCGCCGCCGGAAGTGTCGGACACGTCATGGCCCCGCAGCGACATCGACCGTTTCGTGCTGGCGACGCTCGAAAAGGCAGGGCTCAGGCCGGTGGGTGACGCTGATTCCGAATCGCTGCTGCGGCGAGTCACCTTCGACCTGACCGGTCTGCCGCCCACGCCGGAAGAGATCGACGCCTTTTTGCGCGGGCCGTCGGAGAGCGCCTATCAGGCCGTGGTCGACAAGCTGCTCGATTCGCCCCGCTTCGGCGAGCGCTGGGGCCGGCACTGGCTCGACGTGGCCCGCTTCGGCGAATCGGCCGGCAAAGAGCGCAACGCGCCGTTCAAATATGCCTGGCGATACCGCGATTACGTCATCGACTCGTTCAACTCCGACAAACCCTACGACCGCTTCCTGACCGAGCAGTTGGCCGGCGACCTGCTGCCCGCCAAAACGACGGCCGAGCGAAACAGCCTGCTGGTCGCCACCGGGTTCCTGGCAATCGGACCGAAGGGGTTGAATGAGAAGAACCAAGAGCAGTATCGCATGGATGTGATTGACGACCAGATCGACGCCACCACGCGCGGCATCCTGGCGATCACGGTGGCCTGCGCGCGTTGCCACGACCATAAGTTCGACCCGATTTCGAGCGCCGACTATTACGCCCTGGCCGGCATTTTTCACAGCACCGAGACGCTGGCGGGCGTCGAGCCGGCCAAGAACAAGGAGTTCGTCAGCGACAAGGCCCTCTTGACCTTGGCCGATCCGACGCAGTCGGATCGAGTGACGGCGGCCGAAGCGCGCAAAGAATTGGACCGCCGGGCCGAAAAAGCCGCGATCCAAAGCCAACTCAACTCGTTGCGTGCCGAGGTGAAAAAACTGGCCGGCCTGCCCAAAAAGCCTCAGAAGGGGAAGCGGAAGTCGGCCTTCATCGCCGGACCCGGCCAGCAGATGAAGGCGATCCGCGCCCAGATTAAGCAGTTCGAGGCGCGGCTGGCGGAGTTGAACGAGGTCGCGGCCCCGTCGGGCGAAAAGGCGATGGGCGTGCGCGACGCCGCCCTGCCCAGCAACTGCCGCGTGCTCAATCGCGGCGACCTGAAAGACACGGGGCCCGAAGTGTTGCGCGGCGTGCCCACGGTGTTGCGCACCATCCAGGCCAATCACATCAATCCGGCCCACAGCGGCCGGCTGGAAATGGCCCACTGGATCGCCAGCCCCGACAACCCGCTCACCGCGCGCGTGATGGTCAACCGCGTCTGGCAGCATCTCTTCGGCACGGGGCTGGTGCCGAGCGTCGACAACTTCGGTGCGCTGGGCGACGAGCCGAGCCATCCCGCGCTGCTCGACACGCTGGCCGTGCAGTTCGTACAGGAAGGCTGGTCGGTCAAGCGGCTCATTCGTTCGCTGGTGCTGAGCCGCGTGTATTGCCTGAGCAGCGACCACCAGGCGGCCAACTACGCGGTCGATCCCGCAAACCGGCTGCTCTGGCGCATGGAGCGCCGCCGGCTCGATGCCGAGGAAATCCACGACGCCATTCTCGCCGCCAGCGGTCAGCTCGATCTGGAGCGGCCCGACGGGTCGCCCGTCATGAGCATGGACGGCGATGGCAAGAAGAACAACAAAGATGACAAGATGAAGGACGCGCTGGCTGAGTTGTCGAACCACCGCGCCGTGTATCTGCCGATGTATCGAGGCAACGTGCCCGAAGGCCTGGCGGTGTTCGACATGGCCGATCCCAGCCTGATTGTCGGCAAGCGCGAGGTGACGACGGTCGCCACGCAGGCCCTGTTCTTGATGAACAGCCCGTTCGTGATGCAGCAGTCGGCCCAAATGGCCCGGCGGCTGTTCGAGCGGCACGACCTGAAAGACGCGGGGCGGATCGAGTTGGCGTATCGCTTGGCCTTGGGCCGACGGCCCAGCGCCAAGGAGGCGTCGCGGATCGAGGCATTTTTGAAAGATTATCGCCGAACGCTGGGCAAACAGGGCGACGGCGACCACGTTCGCGGGGCGGCCTGGGCCAGCGTGTGCCAGGCGCTGTTTGCCAGCGCGGAGTTCAGGTATTTGTATTAACCCGTAGAGTGGCACCAGCGAGCTTGCGAGTGCCGGCCCACCGTTATGAACGTCGATCACGGTGGGCCGGCGCTCGCAAGCTCGCTGGCCCCACCTTACATTTGGTGCCACTCCATGGAACCCTTTTTCGCCACGCGCCGGCTTTCACGCCGCGAGCTATTGCAAACGGCCTCTTGCGGCTTCGGCTATCTGGCGCTGGCCAGCCTCTCGACGGAGTTGTCGGCGGCCGAATCGTCGAACCCGCTGGCGCCCAAGCCGCCGCACTTTCCGCCGCGGGCCAAGCGGGTGATCTTCCTCTATATGGCCGGAGCGCCTTCGCACGTCGACACCTTCGATTACAAACCCCAGCTTGCCAAAGACGACGGCAAGCCCGCGCCCGGCAAAGGCAACCGCAAGCTCCTCAAATCGCCGTTCGTTTTCCAGCAACACGGCAAAAGCGGCCTGTGGCTGCCGGAAATCTTTCCGGAGCTGGCCAAGCACGCCGACGACCTCTGCCTGCTCAACAGCCTGCACACCGACCTGCCCAACCACCCGCAAGCCAGCGTGCAGCTTCATACGGGCAACTTTCAGCAGACTCGGCCCTCGATGGGCGCCTGGACGCTGTACGGCCTGGGCACCGAGAACCAGGAGCTGCCCGGCTTCATCACCATCAATCCGCCGGGCGGATCGGGTGGTGCGGTGAACTACGGCAGCGCTTTCCTGCCGGCGGCCTATCAGGGCACGCGCATCGGCGGCGAGGGCGGCAAACGGGCCGCCGAGCGGCTGGCCAACCTCGAGAACCCGCGGCTGTCGTCCGAGCTGCAACGCAAGGAGCTCGATCTGCTGCAGGACCTCAACCGACATCGGCTGGCGAAAGACGAGGTCAACACCGAGTTGGAAGGCGTAATCGAGTCGTACGAGCTGGCCTTCCGTATGGAAGGCGCGGTGCCGCAGGTAATGGACTATAGCAACGAGTCGCATTCGACGCTCAGTGCGTACGGAATCGGCGAAAAAAGGAGCGACGCCTTCGGCAAGCAGTGCCTGCTGGCCCGGCGGTTTGCCGAGGCGGGAGTAAGGTTCATCGAACTTTCGCTGGGAGGCTGGGACCAGCACAAGGACCTCAAAGCCCGCCTGACGGCCAACGCCCACGCCATCGACAAGCCGATCGCGGCGCTCCTTCAAGACCTGAAACAGCGGGGCCTGTTGAAAGACACGTTGCTCGTTTGGGGCGGCGAGTTCGGCCGCACGCCGGGAGCGCAGAACTCCAACGGCCGCGACCACAACGCCAAGGGCTTTTCGATGTGGATGGCGGGAGGAGGCGTCAAAGGCGGTTTCCGCTATGGGGCCACGGATGAATATGGCATCGAAGCGGCGAAGGACCCCATGCACATCCACGACTTGCACGCCACGATACTTTACCTGCTCGGCCTCGACCACGAGCGGCTGACGTATCGTTACAGCGGCCGCGACTTCAAGCTCACCGACACGGCCGGCATTGTGGCCAAGGGCGTGCTGGCGTAAGTGTCGGCGCGCCGACCACTTTCTTAAGATTTAGTTTGCCAACACGATCTCGACGCGATGGCTGCGCGGCGCAAGCGCCTGCCTGATCGCGGCGTCGAGTTCGGGCAACTTGGCCATGCGTTCGGCCATCGCCGACTGCCGCTTGGCCTCGATCTCGGCCGGGTCCAACTTCACGCCCAGGAAGTCGGGAATCGAAACCTGGGCCAACACGATGCCCCGAAAAACGCGATCGTGATAATACGAATTCTTGGCTTTCACGGCGATCCAAACGGCATTGACCTGCTCGGCGACCGGCCCGGCGGCCAGGGCGGGCCGTGTCAAATCGACCCCCGCCGCGAACTCTTCTGCTGAATAGTCGGCAACCTTGGTGCGGTTGAGCCGCAGCTCGTATTTGCCCGGCTTCAGTCCCGTGACTTTCAGGCCGTATTGATTCAACTCCTCGCGCACCGGCGCCCATTCGTTGATTTTGTCGGCCTCCACGGAGAAAAAGGGGAGCGCCTCGTCGGTCCGTTGAAAAGCCACTCCGCCGTCTTTGGCCACCAACTCGGCAATCTGGCACTTTCCGCTGGCCACGGCCTTCGGCTGGGCGGCGTCGATTTCGACGTTCGACACCAGCCGTGGAAAGTTGAGGCCCTTCAAGATTGCCCACGCCATGACGGCCTGGCCTGGCGGACCTGGATGGACGGCGTCGCCGCCGCCGATGCGGTTCTTGGCGTTGGCGCCGCGGGCCTTGTCGATGGCCGCCACAAATGGATGGAACTGATCGACGAACCGCCCGCCGTTGGCCGCTGCAAGCTGCTCGACGCCGGCCGAATAGCGTTCGAGCGTCTGGTTATAGCCTTCGATGGCCGGACCCTCTTTGGCCTTCTCAACCGGGCTGGGCGTAATCCAGGCCACGCGAATATTGGCCGCCTTGGCCTGGTCGGGGCGGGACGGTGCGGGACTGCAGATATGGTAATCGCCGCACCGGCGGATTGCGAGCCGGCGCGCCGGGACTGGTCCCACCTTACGCCCGATGCCTTGCGGGTTGCTAACCCATCAGGTCGCTGCGCAGCGGACTCGCCGCTGTCTGCACTGCGGGAACGCTCGCGTCGGCCGTAGGTTGCGGATTGCCGAGCGTGGCACTTTCAGCCGGAGGATTCGCCGTCGGTACGCCGGCCGCGCTGGCGACCAGTTCGTCGATCGTGTCGAACAACTCGAAGGCGGCGGAATGGTCGTGGGCGCTGGCTGCGTTGAAATACTCGTTCGACGACAGGAACTGCTCGGCCACCGATTCGAAATCAAACAACCCCGCATCGACCATCTCGCTCCAGCCTTGCAGCTCGGCGGCGCTGCCGCTACGGCCCAGGTACTGCTCGTAATACCCTTCGATCACATGGTCGGTCCGTTCGGGCGAGTCGAGCACCAGATTGACGAGCTGAATGCGGCTCATTCCCGCGTTCAATGCGTTGCTGAGCGCGCTCACGCTGCCGCCGTCGGCGGTGCGGCCTAGCTGGTCTTGAAACACCTCTTGGATGAAGCCCGCGTTGTCGGCGTGGGAATAGAGGTATTCGGGCGAGTACATGAACGCACCGGCCACCGCCGTCTCGCTGGCGCCGCGTTCAAACACGCCCACCCAGTAGTTCACGTCGGCGGGGCCGGCCGAGCGGTGCAGGAACTCTTGGTAGTCGGCCTCAACCTCTTGGGCCCGGTGCTCGGCCGAATCCCACAACGCGCGGACAAAATCGTACCGCGACAGGCCCGATTCCAAGTCGTGAACCCATGTGCTCAGGCCGGCGGGGTCGACCGCACGCCCCAAGACCTCGCGATAGATGGCGTCCACATACGACGAGGTGGGATCGGTCGGCGTAGGCGACGGCGTAGGCTGCGAGGGCGGACTGGGCGCTGGCGTGCTCCCCGCTCCGACGATCGACTGAATGGCGTTCAGCAGGTCGAGCCGTTGGTAGGTTTCGCCCGTGTGCGTCACGTTGTCTTGGCCATGCCCCGCATCGACGATGCTCACGCCGGTGCCTTGCATGATCGACAAGATTTCCTGCGGCGTGGCCTGGCTGTCGCGGCCGACGGAGTCGAGCGCCTCCCTGATATCGACGGCGGCCGCGGCGACGACGGGCGAGGCCATCGACGTGCCGGCCATCGTGGCAAAGGTGTCGTTCAAATACGTCGAGGTGATAAAGGCGCCGGGGGCCAGAATGTCGAGCTGCAAGCTGCGTTGCGTGAAGCTGGTGATCTGGTCGGAAGCGGTCGTGTAGTCTTGGGCGCCGTCGGCCCAGGTGACCGAACCGTAGTTGCCGTTCCAGACCGCCCCGACCGACACCACCAGGTTGTTGATGGCCGGGAAGGCCAGCCCCGGCTGGCTGCCGTAAGAGTAGTAGCTGTTGCCCGACGAGGCCGCCACGAACACGCCGTCGTTTCGCAGCGTCTCCAGGTCGGAGTCGAGCATCGTCCACGGCTCGGTGCTGGCGAAGTTGCCGGCGCCCAGCGACATGTTGACGGCGGCGATATGGTATTGCTGCTGGTGTTGAGCGACCCACTGCAAGGCCAGGTCGACGTTGCCGAAGCTGCCCGTGCCGGTGCTGTCGAGCACTTTCAGCGCGATGATGTTCACGCCGGGCGCGACGCCCAGGTGGTTGGGGTCGGCGCTGGCGATGATGCCGGCCACGTGGGTGCCGTGGCCGTTGTCGTCCATCGGGTTGTTGTTGTTGGCGACGAAGTTCCAGCCGCCGAGGTAGCGCCCGGCGAAGGCCGGATTGTTGTAGTCGATGCCCGTGTCGAGAATGGCGATGGAATAGCCGGCCCCGTTATAGCCGTATTGCTGCTGCTCTTGCGTTCCGCCGATCAAGGGCAGGGCACTGCCGGTCGTTCCGCTGGCCTGGGCCAGATCGCCGCTGTAGACCTGTTGGTCGACGCTGCCGATGGAGTACGTTTCATCCCGCCAATCGGTCTGGGCGGTGGCCGCGGGGGTGGTGCTGAGCAGCGACAAGTCTTCGAGCTGCTCGATAGCGAGTTCAACGCGATTCGTAACGGCGCCATGTTTGCCGCCGCTGGACAAGCCAGCGCGCTTGCGGACGGACATGCTATGATCTCCCAAGCCGCGAGCGCGGCACCTTAAGGAAATGCCCGCGGGAGCGAATTCATCGCACCCGCACGAACCTCTTTTAAGGCCCGGAACCGGGCCGGATTTGCCTGAGGAAAGGCTAGACAAATCTAGGTCGCGTTTTGCGCGCAGGGCGAGGGAGGCGGCAGGTCCGCTTGGGCACTGTGCCCGCAAGCGAGGACGCTTACGCTACGAGCGAGCGCGGACGAGCCAGGTCCGCCTGGCACTGTGGTTCGGGCGGCGCCGCTCACAGGTGACACTGCCTGAAACTAGCCTGCTAGCGGTCTTGCCTCTCGATAGCCCGCCAAGGAAGCTTCTCATTCGCGACTGGCCCGGCTGCCGAATTATCTCTCGTTCAACTCTGAGGGACGCAATTGCATGACCGTTTCGCCGTCGCACGACGCGTTTGGTTCCCTAGGTGGCCTAAACGACCCAGCTTTGGCTCTGCCCGGCATGATTCTGCCGACGCGCACGGAAATGAGCATTGCGCCGTCCGCCCGGCTTGCCGTGCCCGCGGGCGGGGCGGTGCCCTTATCGCGGCCAGCCTGGAGCGACCTGGCTGCCGGGCAAATCCAAGTGCCGGGCTGGCAGTTCTGTCAGCCTTTGCCGTATGGAGCGATTTGGCGGGACGGCGGCGTGCAGTTTGCCGTCTTCAGCCGCTCCGCCACGGCAATGCGCGTGCTGCTCTACGGCGATGTCCACGACCGCGAGCCGGGGCGAGTTGTCCACTTTCACCCCGAGTTGGACCGTTGGGGCGACATCTGGAGCGTGTTTGTGCCCGAAATCCGGCCGGGGCAACTCTATCACCTGCAGGCCGACGGCCCGTTCGATCCCGACCGCGGCCACCGCTTTGACGGCAAGGCCCGCCTGATCGACCCCTACGCGCGTGCGCTGGCCGGCGACTTTTTGCCCGACGACGACGGGATCATCCGCCCGCCCAAGTGCGTCGTCGTCGACGACACCTTCGATTGGCGCGGCGACCGGCCGCTCAATCGCAAACTTTCGGAGACCGTGATCTACGAGCTGCACGTGCGCGGCTTTACGCAGTCGCCCAGCAGTGGCGTGCGGCATCCCGGCACGTATTTGGGCGTGATCGAGAAGATTCCCTACTTGCAGTCGCTGGGCGTCACGGCGGTCGAGCTGATGCCGGTCCACGAGTTTCCGATTTACAACTGTCATGGCCGGCCGGAATCGCGGCCGAACTACTGGGGCTACGATCCGCTGGCCTTTTTCGCGCCGCACCGCGGATATGCCTTTGGCAGCGAGCCGGGCGCCCAGGTGCGTGAGTTCAAAGAGATGGTGCGGGCGTTGCACCAGGCCGGCATCGAGGTGATCCTCGACGTGGTCTTCAATCACACGGCCGAAGGCAATCAGCACGGGCCGACGCTGAGCTTCAAGGGGCTTGGCAACCGCATCTATTACATCCTGGCCAACGGCGGCCGCGACTACTGCAACTATTCGGGTTGCGGCAACACGGTAAACGGCAATCATCCGGTCGTCCGCGAGTTGATCTTTCTCTGCTTGCGGCACTGGGTACACAACTACCACATTGACGGCTTTCGCTTCGATCTGGCCTCGGTGCTCAGCCGCGACCGCAACGGCAATCTCGTGCCCAACCCGCCGCTGGTCGAGTCGATCGGCGAAGATCCGTTGCTGGCACGCACCAAGATTATCGCCGAGGCGTGGGACGCGGCGGGCGCTTACCAGGTCGGCTCGTTCTCGAACCGTCGGTGGGCCGAGTGGAACGGGCGATATCGCGACGACGTGCGCCGCTTCTGGCGGGGCGACGAAGCGATGACCGGCGCCTTGGCCACGCGGCTGGCGGGCTCCAGCGA
This portion of the Pirellulales bacterium genome encodes:
- a CDS encoding sigma-70 family RNA polymerase sigma factor, whose product is MEDEGTPSPDEAVDLADKEDVVDEDEDLRDDLAEVDADADSELQGDELLMANEDGESWSDDPVRMYLTQMGEIPLLTRSQEIALAKEIEVTRARFRRKLLECDYVIQDAVKVLRRVHAGELPFDRTVQVSVTDRLEKEQILGRFPHNLRTLDTLLRRNRHDYYLAFSKSRKLADRRHAWRRLGRRRLRTVRLVEELGLRTQRIELKIKTLEAFSRRVEELKHKIDAHKAAKGPAEERAAWLREFRNILRVTQETPSSLRRRVTYLRQIYAQYQRAKRGLSEGNLRLVVSIAKKYRNRGLSFLDLIQEGNAGLMRAVDKFEYRRGFKFCTYATWWIRQAITRAVADQSRTIRIPVHMVETMSKVRNVSRELLQELGREPTIEETARRAGTAIDEARRVLAMSRYPISLDRPVGNSEDSHFGDLLPDAGAESPAIGAAQEMLRGRINKVLKTLSYREREIIKLRYGLGDGYSYTLEEVGHIFKVTRERIRQIEAKAVRKLQQPSRSQELAGFLD
- the thpR gene encoding RNA 2',3'-cyclic phosphodiesterase, whose amino-acid sequence is MTRSLRTFIAAEMSAEVRGRARQLISRLQATEAKITWVKPDAMHLTFKFLGEIDLVDIPAVCQAVTGAVAEIPPFEIEVRGAGAFPTVVRPRTIWLGVGQGEAELIELQAAIERALAGLGFRQELRRFRPHLTLGRVRGGRDLQQLGQLVAEQADFVGGVSSVNEVVVFSSELEAAGPLHEPLAVAPLNG
- a CDS encoding PfkB family carbohydrate kinase, producing MPLLVVGSIALDSVETPTERRDDVLGGSAVYFSYAASYFTPVRLVGVVGEDWPAEHTELLMDRRIDTSGLEVVAGAKTFRWRGKYLPNMNDRETLEVHLNVFGDFNPKLPEAFRGSRYLFLANGSPLLQMRVLDQVPDAQLCVADTMDLWINIQHDELLALLRRLDGIVLNDSEARLLTDDENLVRAGHRVREMGPKFVVIKKGEHGAMFFSRDETYVMPAYPTPHVVDPTGAGDSFAGGMMGYLAECGNFDPRTLKTALAYGTVVASFNVEAFSLERMRQIDRSEIDERLEEYRRMLTF
- a CDS encoding DUF1553 domain-containing protein; the protein is MACARYVLAALIAVGAASTARAASTAGDHKFPTKQELDFFEKKIRPVLVRNCYECHSGDVKKAKGSFVLDTRAGLRKGGESGAAIVPDHPDDSLLIEAIRYDGLQMPPSGKMSDEVIDDLVKWVEMGAPDPRVPRPARKGLNLAEARKWWSFQKPKAAPPPEVSDTSWPRSDIDRFVLATLEKAGLRPVGDADSESLLRRVTFDLTGLPPTPEEIDAFLRGPSESAYQAVVDKLLDSPRFGERWGRHWLDVARFGESAGKERNAPFKYAWRYRDYVIDSFNSDKPYDRFLTEQLAGDLLPAKTTAERNSLLVATGFLAIGPKGLNEKNQEQYRMDVIDDQIDATTRGILAITVACARCHDHKFDPISSADYYALAGIFHSTETLAGVEPAKNKEFVSDKALLTLADPTQSDRVTAAEARKELDRRAEKAAIQSQLNSLRAEVKKLAGLPKKPQKGKRKSAFIAGPGQQMKAIRAQIKQFEARLAELNEVAAPSGEKAMGVRDAALPSNCRVLNRGDLKDTGPEVLRGVPTVLRTIQANHINPAHSGRLEMAHWIASPDNPLTARVMVNRVWQHLFGTGLVPSVDNFGALGDEPSHPALLDTLAVQFVQEGWSVKRLIRSLVLSRVYCLSSDHQAANYAVDPANRLLWRMERRRLDAEEIHDAILAASGQLDLERPDGSPVMSMDGDGKKNNKDDKMKDALAELSNHRAVYLPMYRGNVPEGLAVFDMADPSLIVGKREVTTVATQALFLMNSPFVMQQSAQMARRLFERHDLKDAGRIELAYRLALGRRPSAKEASRIEAFLKDYRRTLGKQGDGDHVRGAAWASVCQALFASAEFRYLY
- a CDS encoding DUF1501 domain-containing protein → MEPFFATRRLSRRELLQTASCGFGYLALASLSTELSAAESSNPLAPKPPHFPPRAKRVIFLYMAGAPSHVDTFDYKPQLAKDDGKPAPGKGNRKLLKSPFVFQQHGKSGLWLPEIFPELAKHADDLCLLNSLHTDLPNHPQASVQLHTGNFQQTRPSMGAWTLYGLGTENQELPGFITINPPGGSGGAVNYGSAFLPAAYQGTRIGGEGGKRAAERLANLENPRLSSELQRKELDLLQDLNRHRLAKDEVNTELEGVIESYELAFRMEGAVPQVMDYSNESHSTLSAYGIGEKRSDAFGKQCLLARRFAEAGVRFIELSLGGWDQHKDLKARLTANAHAIDKPIAALLQDLKQRGLLKDTLLVWGGEFGRTPGAQNSNGRDHNAKGFSMWMAGGGVKGGFRYGATDEYGIEAAKDPMHIHDLHATILYLLGLDHERLTYRYSGRDFKLTDTAGIVAKGVLA